The following are encoded together in the Robertmurraya sp. FSL R5-0851 genome:
- a CDS encoding DUF2294 domain-containing protein, producing the protein MKKTKGSIEAEISKAITQWEKDYLGRGSISVKADILRDMIIVSLKGILTPAEYSVCETKDGMLSIKRTRADLVESGTGELKQLISNITGQSVLNFYTDISTRTGERMMIFRLRADLEKEFI; encoded by the coding sequence ATGAAGAAAACAAAGGGTTCAATTGAGGCAGAAATAAGTAAAGCGATTACTCAATGGGAAAAGGACTACCTAGGGAGAGGTTCAATATCTGTAAAGGCAGATATTCTAAGAGATATGATCATTGTATCTTTAAAAGGAATTCTAACTCCTGCTGAGTACTCAGTGTGTGAAACAAAAGACGGAATGCTATCTATAAAACGTACGCGAGCTGATTTAGTTGAGTCTGGTACAGGTGAATTAAAACAGCTAATTTCTAATATAACAGGTCAAAGTGTTCTTAATTTTTATACCGATATTAGTACCAGGACTGGAGAAAGAATGATGATCTTCCGGTTACGGGCTGATCTCGAAAAGGAGTTTATTTAA
- a CDS encoding TerC family protein yields MDLSLLLEYGWVLLVLIALEGLLAADNALVLAIMVKHLPEEERKRALFYGLAGAFVFRFASLFIISFLVDVWQVQAIGAIYLLFIALNHIARKLFKKKLEEKSSHIEKKEKNSGFWTTVIKVELADIAFAVDSILAAVALAVALPDTPLPPIGGLDGGKFLVIFAGGLIGLIIMRFAANYFVTLLAKRPGLEIAAFAIVGWVGVKLAVYTLSHPSLSILPSAFAKSPEWKFSFYIILVLIALAGWFFSKEVKEVENAA; encoded by the coding sequence TTGGATCTTAGTTTATTATTAGAATATGGTTGGGTATTGTTAGTTCTTATTGCATTAGAGGGATTACTTGCAGCAGATAATGCCCTAGTATTAGCTATTATGGTAAAGCATTTACCTGAAGAAGAAAGAAAAAGGGCACTATTTTATGGTTTAGCAGGTGCATTTGTTTTTAGATTTGCTTCCTTATTTATTATTTCGTTCTTAGTGGATGTATGGCAAGTTCAGGCTATAGGTGCGATATATCTATTATTTATTGCCCTTAATCATATAGCGAGGAAACTTTTTAAGAAAAAACTTGAAGAGAAGTCAAGTCACATAGAAAAGAAAGAAAAGAATTCGGGTTTCTGGACAACGGTTATAAAAGTTGAGTTAGCAGATATAGCATTTGCAGTAGATTCAATTTTAGCAGCAGTTGCTTTAGCCGTAGCTTTACCAGATACTCCACTTCCTCCTATCGGTGGATTGGATGGAGGTAAGTTCTTGGTTATCTTCGCTGGTGGATTAATTGGGTTAATTATCATGCGTTTTGCGGCAAACTACTTTGTAACACTTCTTGCCAAACGCCCTGGATTAGAAATCGCGGCTTTTGCTATTGTAGGTTGGGTAGGGGTGAAACTTGCAGTATACACATTATCACACCCTTCATTATCCATACTTCCTAGCGCATTTGCAAAATCACCTGAGTGGAAATTTTCTTTCTATATAATATTAGTTCTGATTGCATTAGCTGGCTGGTTTTTCTCAAAAGAAGTGAAGGAAGTAGAAAATGCAGCTTAA
- a CDS encoding alkaline phosphatase encodes MMKVNKKIIGVTLASSLTLSSLSFTTGNNKVEAKKDPEKAKNVIVLVMDGVSSSTTTLARWYKGEPLAMDEILTGGVRTYSADSAITDSAPAGTALATGNKSNDKFVGVLPEKVTTPGVDQSLADNPYKPVANVLEGAKISGKATGIVSTSEIQHATPAAFSSHAENRSNYDNIAEQQVYQDMDVVLGGGKNSLLPANRKDGENLLDTIENRGYDFVETREELLNSKSKKLWGSFAPSAMAYDMDRSQTKPEEPTLAEMTKKGIDTLSKDKDGFFLFVEGSKPDWAAHANDTIGMISDTLAFDDAVKEALEFAKKDKNTMVIAVSDHGNSGISIGNQNTSGSYSYMPVSTYIDPLKPAKMTLEGALSQLKADKSNALEVAALYGIVSPSAEETKAIKESSNLSKTLVQLLATRANIGFTSGGHTGEDLFMYSYGPGKPVGFVENTDIAHSVASAMGFDLKKLDSQLFVDAEEAFKGASISIDTTNKENPVLVVKQGKTTAEFPVNKDIVIINGKEKDLRSVTVQSNGIFYVSKEAIQSVKNGK; translated from the coding sequence ATCATGAAAGTAAACAAGAAGATAATCGGAGTTACACTAGCAAGCAGCCTTACACTTAGCTCTCTTAGTTTCACAACAGGTAACAACAAGGTGGAAGCGAAAAAAGATCCTGAAAAAGCGAAAAACGTGATTGTTTTGGTCATGGATGGGGTAAGTTCAAGTACAACTACACTTGCTAGATGGTATAAAGGTGAGCCGCTTGCAATGGACGAAATTTTAACAGGTGGTGTTCGTACTTACTCAGCAGATTCAGCTATCACTGATTCAGCTCCTGCTGGTACAGCATTGGCAACTGGGAATAAGTCAAATGATAAATTTGTTGGGGTCTTACCAGAAAAGGTTACAACCCCTGGAGTTGACCAATCTCTAGCCGATAACCCTTACAAGCCGGTTGCTAACGTATTAGAAGGTGCTAAAATTAGCGGAAAAGCAACTGGAATCGTTTCTACTTCTGAAATTCAACATGCAACTCCTGCAGCATTCTCATCTCATGCAGAAAATAGAAGCAATTATGACAATATCGCTGAACAGCAAGTATACCAAGACATGGATGTCGTTCTAGGTGGAGGCAAAAACTCACTCCTTCCTGCGAATCGTAAGGATGGAGAGAACTTACTTGATACAATTGAGAACAGAGGTTATGACTTTGTAGAAACACGTGAGGAACTATTAAATTCTAAATCAAAAAAACTATGGGGTTCATTTGCTCCTTCAGCAATGGCCTATGACATGGACCGTTCACAAACTAAACCGGAAGAACCTACTCTAGCTGAAATGACAAAGAAAGGAATAGATACTCTTTCTAAAGATAAGGATGGATTCTTTTTATTTGTTGAAGGTAGTAAACCTGACTGGGCTGCTCATGCAAATGATACAATTGGTATGATCAGTGATACCCTTGCATTTGACGATGCCGTAAAAGAAGCTCTTGAATTTGCAAAAAAAGATAAAAACACTATGGTTATTGCCGTATCTGACCATGGAAATAGTGGTATTTCCATTGGAAATCAAAATACAAGCGGTTCTTACTCATATATGCCTGTTTCAACCTATATCGATCCGTTAAAGCCAGCTAAAATGACTCTTGAAGGTGCATTAAGTCAATTAAAAGCAGATAAATCAAATGCTTTAGAAGTAGCTGCACTTTATGGAATTGTCAGCCCTTCTGCAGAAGAAACAAAAGCCATTAAGGAATCTAGTAATTTAAGCAAAACACTTGTTCAACTTTTAGCTACTCGTGCAAACATCGGCTTTACATCAGGCGGACATACCGGTGAAGATTTGTTTATGTATTCTTATGGACCAGGAAAGCCCGTTGGCTTTGTTGAAAATACAGACATTGCACATTCTGTAGCAAGCGCTATGGGATTTGACTTAAAGAAATTAGACAGCCAGCTATTTGTGGATGCAGAAGAAGCTTTCAAAGGAGCATCTATTAGCATTGATACAACTAACAAAGAAAACCCAGTTTTAGTTGTGAAACAAGGTAAAACAACTGCAGAATTCCCTGTAAATAAAGACATCGTAATCATTAATGGAAAAGAAAAGGATCTTAGAAGTGTTACTGTTCAATCAAACGGTATATTCTATGTTTCTAAAGAAGCCATTCAATCTGTAAAAAATGGAAAATAA
- a CDS encoding C39 family peptidase, whose amino-acid sequence MSYKITALILSTTLIAATRFLTNDKLAESTKNKESTAVAAQTTSSTSFTEEMASAGTIVAEEVVEEEHEITEILLDVPFLNQMDSPRLYNGCEVTSLAMILQYNGLDITKNQLAGEVVRTPLQYNSGEYGNPNIGFVGNMEDGPGLGVYHGPIYDLATNYSDQVIDLTNQPFDDLLKQVAQGHPVWIITTSTFSPVDEFETWETPQGEVTITYKMHSVVITGYDNESIYINNPYGEKNQQLDRETFILAWEQMGSQAIVVL is encoded by the coding sequence ATGAGCTATAAAATCACTGCACTTATATTATCTACCACCTTAATTGCAGCAACAAGGTTCCTCACGAATGATAAACTGGCCGAATCTACGAAAAACAAGGAATCAACAGCAGTAGCTGCTCAAACTACATCTAGCACTTCTTTTACTGAAGAGATGGCTTCCGCAGGAACTATTGTTGCAGAGGAGGTTGTAGAAGAAGAGCATGAAATCACAGAGATTCTACTTGATGTTCCATTTTTAAACCAGATGGACAGTCCTAGATTATACAATGGTTGTGAAGTAACAAGCCTAGCAATGATTTTACAATATAATGGTCTTGATATTACCAAAAATCAATTAGCAGGAGAAGTAGTTCGAACACCGCTCCAATATAATAGTGGTGAATATGGCAATCCTAATATTGGATTTGTTGGTAATATGGAAGACGGGCCAGGACTCGGAGTATATCATGGTCCCATCTATGATCTGGCAACAAATTATTCCGATCAAGTCATTGACTTAACAAATCAACCATTTGATGATTTATTAAAACAAGTAGCTCAAGGTCATCCTGTATGGATTATTACCACCTCTACTTTTTCTCCTGTTGACGAATTTGAGACGTGGGAAACACCACAAGGAGAAGTTACTATCACATATAAAATGCATAGTGTTGTCATAACAGGCTATGATAATGAATCTATTTATATAAATAATCCTTATGGAGAAAAAAATCAACAACTAGATCGAGAGACATTTATTCTAGCTTGGGAACAAATGGGAAGTCAAGCGATTGTCGTATTATAA